Genomic window (Daucus carota subsp. sativus chromosome 5, DH1 v3.0, whole genome shotgun sequence):
TACAGATGTAATTGCAAATGCAATcttcgtatttttgcaaatattttttgaaagatagtatttttacaatttgttttagttaatgatagtatttttacaaaaattcatttaGACTTGGGTATTTACGAAAAATAACAGTGATAAATCTTCGTCAACTCTCCCATCATTCCCACAGGAAGAAAATCATAATAGGAGGAAAAGAAGTCCGGAAATAGCGATGAGCAATTTAACAGATGACCTCTGGTTTGAGATTTTCCTCCGCCTTCCGGTGAAGGATCTACTTGCATCCAAGTGTGTTTGCAAATCCTGGCTGTCCAACATTTCGAGCCGTCGTTTCGTCACAGATCATCTCCGTCGCTCAATCTCAAGTGGGGAGGATGATGAAACTCTTATCGTTCATCATTCAGTAAATCTTGAACTACATGGCTGGGGCCCTTTTTCACTCACCCACCTCACTTCTGGCGACGTTTTAGAACAACTCGACTGTCCTTACTCTGAAGGTTACTATTCTTATGGACCAACATCTTCTAGAATTTTGGGTTCTAATTTGTGGCATTGTTTGTGTTCTTGTTGAGCATGGAAGGAGATATGATATTTACCTTTGGAACCCTGCTACAAAACTCTCCAAACTAATTCCCTCTCAAGCCGAAGGTCGCCTCTTAAAGCAGCAGATTATAGGCTTTGGTTTTGATCAGAAAGATTTTGATTGTAAAGTTGTTGAAATTGTATCCTCCTCTACTTCAGTGTATTCTTCAAACAGGAATGCTTGGCGAAAGATGTATCCAATTAAGCAAATTCTGCCCATTGATGTTCCCTTTGTAACGTTAGAAGTATGCTTGCACGGATTTTTGTTAACAACGGGACATAAAGGTATGATGGCTTTTGATCTAAACAAGGAggtatttatttatgatattaagcTCCCTGTAGATCCTGAAGACACTTGCATTGCTGAATATTATGATTTGATTGCTGTTATGATGTGCGAACGATCTGAAAATAAGGTGAAATTGTGGACATTGGATGATGAAGCATGCCTTAGTGGTGGTGGAGTAGAGGCATCGTGGACTATGAAGCTCAGTTTTGATGTAGGTTATCAGCATTTTCATCGTCCTCAGGGAATTTTCAATAGCGTTGAGTTCTTACTGGTTGATTATAGTTACAACCGGTTTCTTTATAACCCCTACAAGCAAGCGCCGACAAATCTTCGCCGTACTACCTCCTGGGAGATTTTCAACCATAAAAAGAGCCTTTTTCCAGTTGCAGGGTCCAAACCAGTCAAG
Coding sequences:
- the LOC108221451 gene encoding uncharacterized protein LOC108221451, translating into MSNLTDDLWFEIFLRLPVKDLLASKCVCKSWLSNISSRRFVTDHLRRSISSGEDDETLIVHHSVTILMDQHLLEFWVLICGIVCVLVEHGRRYDIYLWNPATKLSKLIPSQAEGRLLKQQIIGFGFDQKDFDCKVVEIVSSSTSVYSSNRNAWRKMYPIKQILPIDVPFVTLEVCLHGFLLTTGHKGMMAFDLNKEVFIYDIKLPVDPEDTCIAEYYDLIAVMMCERSENKVKLWTLDDEACLSGGGVEASWTMKLSFDVGYQHFHRPQGIFNSVEFLLVDYSYNRFLYNPYKQAPTNLRRTTSWEIFNHKKSLFPVAGSKPVKWTASPWRQLQLEWDYNVEKDEESISTDDDN